The Rickettsia endosymbiont of Cantharis rufa genome segment ATTTTCGGATAATGTTTTACATAAGCTAGTTGATTTACCGACTTCAAAAACTATAAAACTAATTAAACCTTTTTCTATATCAATATCTATAGGGCTTAAGGCTACCGGCTCTATTAACTTAGTAATATCTTCAGAATAATTTTGTAATCGAAAAAACTGTCCGAACTTAAAATTTTTAGCAGCATGCGGTGAATGAATTATGAGCTCAAAAGTTTTATCATCTAAAGTATTTATTTTATGGATTCTGCTAATCAATAAATAATCAAGCTGCGTTATAAAGTCTTTGTAACTATCTTTAAAGCTAGGGTTATTATTTATGAGTCTTTTGTTAATAGCCTGGTATCCTTCTTTGGTACTAGCAAGAGCTTTCACCACACTACCCGAATATTTAGGATTACAGTCGCCAAAATAACTATATTTATCCTCATCGAATTGAGTGTTATTTTCTATACCGATTGCCATAATCACGGTTTTGGCTTTAAGTACTACAGTGTCATCCCGTGGCTTGACCACGGGATCCAGAAAACCACTTACAGCACTAATGTTTGTTGATTTACTGGATCTAGTTAGCAAGCCACGGGATGACACATTATCGCTTAATTCAAACTCCACCCCCTCTACATGACCGTATTTATCAATATTAATACTTAAAGGTTGCATATTTTCCTTAAAATCAACACCAAGTGCTAATGCATATATTAGCTCCTCGTGATTTAGTTTATACGCCGGCGAATCTTGCAGTTTTCCACGATAATAAACAGTAGCACCACCAAGCTTATTAAAAACCTTTCTTAATTCATCATTATTCTTAGCTTCTTTAAATAATTTTGCATGAGCAATAAATTCCTTAGCTATTTCTTTATCTTCCTCCGCTAAATCTTTTTCCATATAATATTCGGTAAATTTCTCTACTTGCTTTTTATAGTAATATAGACTTTCCGTTGCTGCGTCTAAGGAAGTAAGGCCTCCGCCGATTACCGCAATCGGCATCCTAATTACCATATTAGTATTAGAATTTTCTAAAAATGCTCCTCCGCTTTGCAAAGTCATTAAGAGATCGGAAGCCGTTTTTACGCCCTTAGCTTCAAAATTTTCTATCTCTAAAACTTTTGGCTGACCTGCTCCAATGCAAAAAGCTATATGGTCAAAACCCAAATCTAGAGCTTGTTCCTTCGTTATATTAAAATCTAAGGCTACTCCATCATAATATTTGAAATTATTATTTCTCTCGAGTATTAGCCGCAATATGTCAAGGTTATTTTTATCCCACCGAACAGTGATCCCATATTCTGCTACCCCTCCAAATCCTCTTGGTATTCTCTCTGATAATAAGCTTTTATACTCATGCCAAAATTTTATAGGCTTATGAACATCAAATGGTAATGGGGTAATTTTTAAGCCGTCAATAGCTACTACATTATGACCTAACCTTAATAAATAATAGCTGAGACTGAAGCCCGCCGGTCCAAGACCCGTAACTAAAATATTATAATTAGTAGATTCTTTCGGCAGCGGATCATAGATATTAAGCGGATTCCAGCGAGTCAGAAGTAAGTATATTTCTAAACCGTAAGGTAATTTGAGTGTTTCTTCTAAAATATTTGATTCTATTAATGGAATATTTACCGGATCTTGCTTTTGGTAAATACAGGCCTTAGAGCAATCATTACAAATTCTATGACCCGTTGCCGCAACCATGGGGTTATCAATAACAATAATCGCAAGAGCGCTTAAGTTAAATCCACGTGCCTTAACATAATTCATCTCGGAAATTTTTTGTTTTAACGGACAACCCGTCATCCTGTGGCTTGTCCACGGGATCTCAGGAGGCAGTTTGTGATCCAGGATCCCACGATCAGGCCGCGGGATGACATTTATTCCCTTGGAACAGCTATCCTTATCCTGTTTATGACAATAAATACAGTAATAGGAATGGTTTAAAGCTTCATCTGAATTTAAAAAGATATCTGTATAGTTAAAATCTATTCTCTCATTCTTTTGATATTTTAATATTTTTTTATCGTCTATTAGATTTTCTTTGTCTAATTTTTGTGGGAGGTTGAATAGGATGTCATCGTTTCTTATGTCATCCTCGTGAAAACGGGGGTATAGACTTGATTTTTTTGGATTCTCGCTTTCGCGGGAATGGCACAATGGAAAGGAATGACAGTGATCATAAA includes the following:
- a CDS encoding palindromic element RPE4 domain-containing protein, yielding MKLGFNLDFNELDLTGLKKLDQIFLDYLFKADKFLHKDLILFRLASSSIILQDYPEFLLKISPHLDDFLAELFCISKEVTISRLKHKDFDVIYECKRKFVERYAVKKYSQEKIKDIDFEEVYLKLSELIGTNFTSKEFAKQIIIWQQDEESFVAELDTAARYAACRVYDHCHSFPLCHSRESENPKKSSLYPRFHEDDIRNDDILFNLPQKLDKENLIDDKKILKYQKNERIDFNYTDIFLNSDEALNHSYYCIYCHKQDKDSCSKGINVIPRPDRGILDHKLPPEIPWTSHRMTGCPLKQKISEMNYVKARGFNLSALAIIVIDNPMVAATGHRICNDCSKACIYQKQDPVNIPLIESNILEETLKLPYGLEIYLLLTRWNPLNIYDPLPKESTNYNILVTGLGPAGFSLSYYLLRLGHNVVAIDGLKITPLPFDVHKPIKFWHEYKSLLSERIPRGFGGVAEYGITVRWDKNNLDILRLILERNNNFKYYDGVALDFNITKEQALDLGFDHIAFCIGAGQPKVLEIENFEAKGVKTASDLLMTLQSGGAFLENSNTNMVIRMPIAVIGGGLTSLDAATESLYYYKKQVEKFTEYYMEKDLAEEDKEIAKEFIAHAKLFKEAKNNDELRKVFNKLGGATVYYRGKLQDSPAYKLNHEELIYALALGVDFKENMQPLSINIDKYGHVEGVEFELSDNVSSRGLLTRSSKSTNISAVSGFLDPVVKPRDDTVVLKAKTVIMAIGIENNTQFDEDKYSYFGDCNPKYSGSVVKALASTKEGYQAINKRLINNNPSFKDSYKDFITQLDYLLISRIHKINTLDDKTFELIIHSPHAAKNFKFGQFFRLQNYSEDITKLIEPVALSPIDIDIEKGLISFIVFEVGKSTSLCKTLSENEKVVLMGPTGSPLEIPQNKKIVIIDSEVGNVGLLKVLKENNNEVILVTYPDIKNHKLTSVDRVIINASPEIIEELQSLKNEIFGEDIELIVSVNSSMQCMMKGICGQCIQKVKGEQKYIFACSFQNQKAEMIDFKSLKTRLRQNSLQEKMRKLIAN